The Bryobacteraceae bacterium genome includes a window with the following:
- a CDS encoding transporter: MSTPARSIFLVLIASFIGSFGAVFLKFGAGRLHRRISTLLFNWRLAAGVALYLLSFVFYFLGVREGELSVLYPMVALGYIWTMFWSRLFFGEPLTRRKAGGILLILAGVALLNFPG; this comes from the coding sequence ATGAGCACGCCGGCCAGGTCGATTTTTCTGGTCCTCATCGCCAGCTTCATCGGCAGCTTTGGCGCGGTGTTCCTCAAGTTCGGCGCAGGGCGGCTGCACCGGCGGATCTCAACGCTGCTGTTCAACTGGCGGCTGGCGGCGGGCGTCGCCCTGTACCTTCTGTCGTTTGTTTTTTACTTCCTCGGCGTCCGCGAGGGCGAGCTGAGCGTGCTGTATCCGATGGTGGCGCTCGGCTACATCTGGACGATGTTCTGGTCGCGGCTGTTTTTCGGCGAGCCGCTGACGCGCCGAAAGGCGGGCGGCATCCTGCTGATCCTGGCGGGCGTGGCTCTGCTGAATTTCCCGGGCTGA
- the manC gene encoding mannose-1-phosphate guanylyltransferase: protein MTTGSQHRYALILAGGRGTRFWPRSRRANAKQVLDLTGAGPLIRLTVDRLLPLVPADNILVLTSAELCGAVRRLLPDVPARQILAEPAGRNTAPAIALGAKILLDRDPRAVMGVFPADHHIGRPAAFRRLVSAAWREAAKGRMVLLGIEPRRPETGYGYIEFPKDSLQPGSLRPAPVVRFREKPDAATARRYLRSGKYLWNAGIFFWPAALYMERLRECLPDTHGRISQLPPFGSRRFGRALEESFPHCDNISVDYAVLEKTPGVAGFAAGDIGWSDLGSFEAVYELLEKDAAGNASRGELLALDARGNYADAPAKLVALLGVEGLVIVDTPDALLVARRTHAQRVGEIVKALEARGRRELL from the coding sequence ATGACAACCGGGAGTCAACACCGTTACGCCCTCATTTTGGCCGGAGGCCGCGGCACCCGCTTCTGGCCGCGCAGCCGCCGCGCGAACGCCAAACAGGTGCTCGACCTCACCGGCGCCGGACCGCTGATCCGCCTCACGGTCGACCGGCTGCTGCCGCTCGTGCCCGCGGACAACATCCTGGTGCTGACTTCGGCCGAGCTGTGCGGCGCCGTGCGCCGCCTGCTCCCGGACGTGCCCGCCCGGCAGATCCTGGCCGAGCCCGCCGGCCGCAACACGGCGCCGGCCATCGCGCTGGGCGCGAAGATCCTGCTCGACCGCGATCCCCGGGCGGTGATGGGCGTGTTTCCCGCCGATCACCACATCGGCCGGCCGGCGGCGTTCCGCCGGCTGGTTTCTGCGGCATGGCGCGAGGCGGCCAAAGGCAGGATGGTGCTGCTCGGGATTGAACCGCGCCGGCCGGAAACCGGCTACGGCTACATCGAGTTTCCGAAGGATTCGTTGCAGCCCGGCTCGCTGCGGCCTGCGCCCGTGGTGCGGTTTCGCGAAAAGCCCGATGCGGCCACGGCTCGGCGTTATCTTCGCTCGGGCAAGTACCTGTGGAATGCGGGCATCTTTTTCTGGCCCGCGGCGCTGTACATGGAACGGCTGCGCGAGTGCCTGCCGGACACGCACGGGCGGATCTCGCAGCTGCCGCCGTTCGGAAGCCGGCGCTTCGGCCGCGCTCTGGAGGAGTCCTTCCCGCACTGCGACAACATCAGCGTCGACTACGCCGTGCTCGAAAAAACCCCCGGCGTCGCCGGCTTCGCCGCAGGCGATATCGGCTGGAGCGATCTGGGCAGTTTCGAGGCCGTTTACGAACTGCTGGAAAAAGACGCCGCGGGCAACGCCTCGCGGGGAGAACTGCTGGCGCTGGACGCGCGCGGCAATTACGCCGACGCCCCCGCGAAACTGGTGGCGCTGCTGGGCGTCGAGGGTCTCGTCATCGTCGATACGCCGGATGCGCTGCTGGTGGCGCGCCGCACGCACGCGCAGCGCGTGGGCGAAATCGTGAAGGCGCTGGAGGCGCGCGGCAGGCGCGAGCTTCTCTGA